The Flavobacterium johnsoniae UW101 genomic interval CTACTGAACCTGAAATTTGGTGAATATCAACCTTTAAACCAAATGAATTAAAGTATTCATTTACGGTATTTGGATAAGAAGTTGCGATTCTAAGACCTGCTAAATCCTGTATCGATTTGTAATCAAAAGTTTTAGGAACTGCTACAGAAACTTTGCATTTTGAGAATCCCAATCGCTGTACAACTTCGATGTTTTTTCCTTTTTCTACTAAAAGATTGTCGCCTACAATGGCTAAATCTACTACACCGTCAATTAAATACTGAGGAATATCTGAATTTCTTAAATACAAAACTTCAAGAGGAAAGTTTGAAGCTTCGGCTTTTAACTGGTCGATTCCGTTATTGATTGAAATACCGCAGTCTTTAAGGATTTGGATACTGTCTTCGTTTAAACGACCTGATTTTTGAATTGCAATTTTTAAAGTACTCATTTTTTTAGTTGTTGTTTAATTAATAGTTTGAGTACAAAGAATTGGTATAAAAAAACCCGTTTGATGTACTCAAACGGGTTTTAAAATATGATGATTTACACACATACCATTAACACATCGCTTGAGAGCAATAATGTAAATGATGATGATGTAATTGATTTGAAATCATTGTTTGGTTTGTTTTATAATTCTTTGATTCGGTTGCAAATATACTAGTTAATTTCATAAAAAAGCAATTTTTAATATAACTTAACTATAGTTTATTGTTAAAAAAAAAGCTGAAGTACAGTTTCTATTATAAATTTTCAATTTACGATATCGTTTTCATTTCTTCTTTAAAACCTAAAATTACAGTTGTGCCAACTCCTATTTTACTTTCTATTTTAAATTGAATATCAAGCTGTTCTGTAATTCTTTTTACGATAGACAAACCTAAACCAACTCCTTTTATTTCAGGATGATCTGTATAATTTGATCTAAAAAAAGGATTAAAAATCATTTCGAGATCACCTTTTGCAATTCCTATTCCGTTATCTGAAATTCTGCAGATTGTTCTGTCTCCTTCTTTAGAAAGAAAAACAGAAACTTCTCCTCCATCTTTCGTGTATTTAAGTGAGTTTGAAATTATATTTCTTAAAATTGTTATGATCAGAAAATTATCTGAATAGGTGTAATAATCCTGGCCGGCATCAAATTTTACTTTGAGTTTTTTGCTGTTTATTTTCTCTGAATTCAAAGTTAAAACATCTAAAATTACAGCGTTTAAATAAACGTTTTCTGCATTTATCTGATGCTTTTGATTTTCAAAACGAGCCATTGTTAAGAGCTGGTCAACAAGCATATTTAAATGGTCGACTTCGTTTATGCAATAATTAATTTTATCTTCGTATTCCCTGCTGTCTCTGGGTTTACGAATAAGCACTTCAAGTGTTCCTTTAATTACTGTTAGTGGCGTTCTTAACTCGTGCGAGGCGTCAGATGTAAATTGTTTTTCGCGCTCAATAGCGTCTTCAATTCTATTTAATAAATTATTTATTGTTTTAGAAAGTGTGTATAATTCGTCTCTGGTTTTAGGCAGCGGAATTCTTGTTTTGAGATTATCTTTTGTAATAATATTGGAAGTCTGAATAATATCATTTATGGGTTTTATACTTCTTCCGGCAAAGAATCTGGCAAGAAAAAATAAAATCAATAAAATAATGGGAAATGTAACCAATAAGGTATCCATTAGATTATCTAATACCTTTGAAGAATCTGACAAAGACATCGCAATAATCAAATAACCGATTTTTTTTGAATGTAAATGAAGCGGTACTTGTATCTGACGAATTTTGTTTCCTAATAATTTAGTATCAAAAAGCTGAAAGTGATCTTTGTTATTATGAAAAACGAGTTTTTCATTTTTTAAATTAGGAGATTTTTCAATGATTTTTTTATTTAAATCTAAAAACTGAACAAATACAGGATTTACATCGACAGAATTGTGTTCTCTTTCTTCCCATTCTTCTGCATCCATCATAATAACAACACCGTTCTCGACTTTAACTTCTTTTAAGTGGTCCTGAACCTCGATATTAAGATTTTCATCTATATGATTGTAAACGGTAAGTTTTACAATAAAATAAATAGCCGAAAAAACTGCCAGAACCAAAAGTCCTGTTCCTACGATATAGTTTAATGCAATTCTATTTTTAAAAGATAATAATTTCATTTTGCTTAATCATTGGCGATATAACCAATGCCCCGAATAGTTTTAATGTAATCTTCTTCAATTTTAAGGTTCAGTTTTTTACGAATAGCATTCATAAAAACATCAATTACTCCGGTATCATATTCAAAATTAATATCCCAGACATCTTTTAGAATCTCGTTTCGGGTACAGACTTTGCCTTTTTTTCTAATTAAATACGTCAGTAATTCAAATTCTCTTTGCGTTAGATTGATTTCTTCATCATTTTTTAAAACGATATGCTTAGAAAGATCAACTGTAATGTTGCCGAGCGTAAGTATTTCATCTGTAGCCTTATTTCTAAAATGAATTTTGACTCTTTCGACCAATTCTTCAAAACTAAATGGCTTTTTTATGTAGTCATTTGCTCCCGCACGCAGCCCTTCAATGGTTTCCTGAACGGTGTCTTTTGCAGTTAAAAAAATAATGGGAGTTTTTTTATCCTTAATTCTTATGGCTTTGCACAAATCGAGTCCATTAATTTTTGGCAGCATCCAATCTAATAAAATCAAATCGAATGTGTGATTTTGAGTTAATTCAAAACCTTTAGATCCATCATTGGCGGTAGTAATCTGGTATCCTTCTTCACGAAGTCCCTGTTCTAAAAACTGAACAATTCCAAGCTCATCTTCAACAATTAAAATATGCATGTTAAACTTTGATTCAAGGTTAATTTATTTTTACGATTTTCAAAGATAGCTATTTTACAGGTCAAAAAACCTTTAAAACCATGAGAGTAATATCTGAATTGTTATCTTAAGCAAAAATTAAGTTTAGGCTAAGCAAGGTAAAAGCATAACTTCATCTAATGTTAATTAATCGGGTCTAATTTTGTAAAAAATAATTAACGATATGATTTTTTACAAAAAGCTGTCTCCATTTTACAATCTTGCAATCTTCTATTTCTCAATTAGTTTAGTGTTGCGTCTTGTATTACTTTTTCATCCTATAACGCAAAGTTCTTTTACTGCTTTAGAAAGTTTTAAAATTTTTACTTTAGGATTAGTATCAGATTTTTTTGTTTTTATAATAGCCGGAATTTTTCTTTGGCTGTATCTTATTTTTGTTTCTAATTCAAAATACAACAAACCTTCGGGATATATTATTTTAGGATTATTGACAGCATTGTTCCTTTATGTTGCATCAGGCAAAAGTATTTTTGACGAATACGGAGGTGCACTGCCAAGAATTATTTTAATTTTTATTGGAATAAAAACAGCTCTGTTTGCTTTATTTCTTTTTTTACCAAAGTGGAAAAACAAAATACGTTTCTGGCTTTTTAGTTTTGTAATTTTTCTATACGTCTTATTGATTCTTCAAAACGGATTGAGTGAATTTTTCTTTTGGAATGAATTTGGTGTAAAATACAATTTCATTGCTGTTAATTATCTTATTTACACAAATGAGGTAATTGGAAACATCATGCAGTCATATCCTGTAGTTCCTATATTTTCGGCTTTATTTTTAATAAGCAGCACAGTAACTTATTTTATTGTAAAAAGATCTGCAGATTACATTAATGACATTCCAACGTTTCCTCAAAAAATCAAAATTTCAGCTGTTTATTTAGGTTTGTTTTTAGCGGCGCTTTATGCAATTCCAAATTTGGCTAAAACCGAAAATTCTAAAAATGTATTTGTAAACGAACTGCAGTCAAACGGCTTGTACAAGTTTTACCTGGCTTTTCAGAATAATAAACTGGATTATTTTAAATTCTACAAAACAATGCCGAATCAGGAAGCTTTTGCAATTTTAAAAGAACAATTTCCTGATATTTCCGGAAAAATTTCTACTCAAAAAATTGCCAGCGATTCTGCAGAAACTCGAAAAAATGTAGTTTTAATTACAGTTGAAAGCTTAAGTGCTGATTTTATGAAGGCTTACGGAAATAAAGAAAATGTAACACCGTTTCTGGATAGTTTGGCACAAAAAAGCATGCAGTTTACTAATTTATATGCCGCAGGAAACAGAACTGTTCGCGGACTTGAAGCTGTAACATTGTGTATTCCTCCAACGGCTGGTGAAAGTGTTGTAAAACGAGAAGACAATAAAAACAAATTTTCTACAGGAGCAATATTTAAGCAAAAAGGCTACAATGTAAAATTTATGTACGGCGGCGATGCTTTTTTTGATAATATGCAGGATTTTTATTCTGGAAATGGTTACGAAATTGTCGATAAATCCAGTTTTTCTCCAAACGAAATAACCTTTTCTAATGTATGGGGTGTTTGTGATGAAGATATGTACAACAAAGCTATTAAGATTATGAATGACGAGGCAAAACAAAATAAGCCTTTCTTCAATCATATTATGACGGTAAGTAATCACAGGCCTTTTACATATCCTAACAATAAAATTGATATTCCGGGTGATATTAAATCGCGTGAAGGCGGTGTAAAATATACTGATTACGCTCTTAAAAGATTTTTTGATATGGCAGGCAGACAGCCTTGGTTTAACAATACGGTTTTTGTAATTGTTGCTGATCATTGTGCTTCGAGTGCCGGTAAAACAGAACTTCCGCTGGACAAATACAGAATTCCGGCTCTTATTTATACACCAAATAAAAAGCCTGAAAAGTATAATAAATTAATGTCACAGATTGACATCATGCCAACGCTTTTTGGAATTTTACATTTTGATTATAACAGTAAGTTTTTCGGACAGGATGTTTTAAAACCAAATTATAAGCCTCGTGCTTTTATTGCTACTTATCAGGATTTGGGTTTAATAAAGGATGATGTTTTAACGATTTTATCTCCAAAACAGCAAATCAAACAGTTTCAGTTAAAACAAACTAAAATTGATCCATCTGCTGAATATCAGATTTATTACGACGAAATTCCATTAAAATCTAAGAAATCAACTTTAGTAGACGAAACTATTTCTTATTATCAATCAGCTTCATATTTATTGAAAGAGAAAGAATATCAGTTTAAAGACTTAAGTTCAATCTCTCAAAAAGGTAAATTATATGCAAAGGTTCGTTAATTCATAAAAACAACAATCAAAAAAGCCTCAAATTCATTTGAATTTGAGGCTTTTTTTAAGTTTAATTTTCAAAACTGAAAACTCAAAACGGAGACTGAAAACTCTTTTTTAGTCGTTTTGATTTTTCATTCCGAATAAATCTCCTTTTTTATACAGTATTAAATCATCTTGTAAAGATTGATAATTTCTTTGTGTAACTGCTGGCGCATCTAAATCGCTTAAATCTGGTTTTCCTGCATTTACCCAGGCAGTATACCAAAAACTTGCCGTTGCAGTAATAGCTTTTCTCATTTGAGTTTCTACCATTCCATTTAATTGTTCGTGCAATTTTTTAGCATATTCATCAGAGAAAACAGCTGTGTTATATTTGCTTTTCAATACTTTACCTTCAGCATCTAATTTAAATACTTTGTCCTGCGGAGTTGCAGTTCTTAAACTTTTATCAATATCTAATAAAGGCTGTGCAAAGCTGTGTGTGTCGTTAATCATGTCCCAGATTGCTTTATGAACATCTGTATAATACTGTGCCTCAGGAACGTTTAATTTGTAATTTTTAACGAATAATTCAGGAAGTCTGCTTTCCCAAAGAGAGTGAATTCCTTTTTGATCCGTTAACTGTCCGTCGTGATTTGCAGATGTATGCAATGGCATATGTGCATCACCTACATAATGACCTAAATCTGCTGCAAGAAATAAGATTTCGGCTCTGTTTTTTTCCTTAAAAGCTTTAGTCAGCTTTGCCATCATGTCTTCGATGTACCAAGGCAGGATTCCGTTATCACTTAAAAATTTAGCATCGTATTTTTGTTTTGCTTCTTCTAGTGTCTGCGGATAAGTGTCAGCAGCACCAAAGTTTTCCATATCAAAATAGTGTCTGGGACCTTCTTCTTTATAATTTAAAGCATATTTTCGGATATCTGGAACCGAAGCTTCCTGTGTAATAAAATCAATGTGATTGTAGAAAAATATTTGCAATTGTTTTGGTAAAGCCATTACAGCTGCTTTATTAATACGTTCATGGCCTACATTTCCCCATGATAGCATAAAAAAGCCAATAATTAAAGCACCGAAAGCGATTAATTTTGGTCTCATTTGGATTTTTTTCATTTGTAAATTTTATTTGAGGGAGCAAATTTAGCTTTAATTAAAGAAAACGCAAAGAATAGTATTAATAAGATTCTACTATTTTAACATTTTTAATTTTTGAGCCTTGAAAGTGATTTAAGTTCATATTAACAATCAATTTCTTTATATATTTGTTTCATTATATAAACACAATATTATGCGCCTTTTAATTTTAAATTTCTTTCTGTTTTTGAATGTTTTTTGTTTCGCTCAAGATGTTGATATCCAGCCTAAAAATATTAGCGATACTATTTTAAACCCAAAAAGAATACTAAAAATTGCTGATCCGCTTGACGGCGTAAAAACAATGCAGAAACTTTTTCCGGGAAAATTATACAATCTTGCAGATAAAAACACCTTTATAAGCTGGAAATGTAAATCTTGTAAAGCTTCACCTTTTCTAGATGTAAACGGTGTCGAAGGCGATCAGTTATTTCCTTACACAGAAGGCGTTGCAACCAGACTTCTTGCCAATATAGATTATTCAGATTCAAAAGGAAATCAATTCAAGATATTAGCTTTTAATCATTCTGTTCATGATGAAGACGGTCTGCAAACCGGACGCTTTTCCGGCGGACTTCTTAGTCTAGCTAAATTTGCTAAAAATGGAAGTTCTTGGGAAATGAGATCTTTTCAACCTGCTGTTGCTGCTTTTGGTGCTTTTGCGCAATGCCCTACTCCTAAATTAGTTGAAATTGGTGAAGATCAATTTGCCTTTACATTGATGCATGCAAATGGCGGTGCCGGTGGTGCGTATGAAGGTTATCTTTACCTTGTTGCAGGTTTAGATGGTAAATACCAGCCTATTTTAGAAGCTGATAAATACCAGTTAACCAATTCTTCATTCATCTCCTGGTCAGGATCTTATACAGTTGTAAATGATAATGCTAAAAAACATTTTAGAGATATAATTATTAAAACTAAAGGATCTTACAACAAAACAGCGCGAGCTGAAGATGATTTTGATGTTGATTTTCCTGTGGAAATAGCAGAAATGGCAAAAACAAAAAAAGCATTTAGTTTTGAGATCGAAAGACGTTTTTCATTTAAAGGAAAATTCTATAAAATGATAGATAAACCTATTGTAAAATTTTCAAACGTAAAATAAATCTAACTTAGGTAAATAATTGCTGTTAAACTTAAGCCGGCAATAAATATCCATAAAAATATCCCCTGCAATAAAGGCTTCACACCTACTGATTTTAAAGTATTTATATTTAGAGTTGCACCAATTAAAAACAGTGTTATTGTTAAACCTATTTTAGCTAAAGTTACAATGCCTGGCGCAATAACAGAAATTTGCGGAACATAAGAATTTAAAAGCATCGCTAAAACAAACAGACCAATAAAATATGGAACTTTTATTTTGCTGTTTTTGTTTTTAAAAATTACAGCTGTTAAAAGAGAAATAGGGATAATCCATAAAGCTCTTGCAAGCTTTACTGTTGTTGCAATCTGTAAAGCTTCGGCTCCATATTTGTTTGCCGCTCCAACAACAGAACTTGTATCATGTATAGCGATTGCGCACCACAAACCGAAATCTTTTTGTGATAAATCGAACTGATGCCCAATAAACGGGAAAACAAATAATGCAATTGAATTTAGAATAAAAATAACTCCCAAAGCAATTGAAGTTTGGTTT includes:
- a CDS encoding response regulator transcription factor, yielding MHILIVEDELGIVQFLEQGLREEGYQITTANDGSKGFELTQNHTFDLILLDWMLPKINGLDLCKAIRIKDKKTPIIFLTAKDTVQETIEGLRAGANDYIKKPFSFEELVERVKIHFRNKATDEILTLGNITVDLSKHIVLKNDEEINLTQREFELLTYLIRKKGKVCTRNEILKDVWDINFEYDTGVIDVFMNAIRKKLNLKIEEDYIKTIRGIGYIAND
- a CDS encoding sensor histidine kinase; this encodes MKLLSFKNRIALNYIVGTGLLVLAVFSAIYFIVKLTVYNHIDENLNIEVQDHLKEVKVENGVVIMMDAEEWEEREHNSVDVNPVFVQFLDLNKKIIEKSPNLKNEKLVFHNNKDHFQLFDTKLLGNKIRQIQVPLHLHSKKIGYLIIAMSLSDSSKVLDNLMDTLLVTFPIILLILFFLARFFAGRSIKPINDIIQTSNIITKDNLKTRIPLPKTRDELYTLSKTINNLLNRIEDAIEREKQFTSDASHELRTPLTVIKGTLEVLIRKPRDSREYEDKINYCINEVDHLNMLVDQLLTMARFENQKHQINAENVYLNAVILDVLTLNSEKINSKKLKVKFDAGQDYYTYSDNFLIITILRNIISNSLKYTKDGGEVSVFLSKEGDRTICRISDNGIGIAKGDLEMIFNPFFRSNYTDHPEIKGVGLGLSIVKRITEQLDIQFKIESKIGVGTTVILGFKEEMKTIS
- a CDS encoding alkaline phosphatase family protein: MIFYKKLSPFYNLAIFYFSISLVLRLVLLFHPITQSSFTALESFKIFTLGLVSDFFVFIIAGIFLWLYLIFVSNSKYNKPSGYIILGLLTALFLYVASGKSIFDEYGGALPRIILIFIGIKTALFALFLFLPKWKNKIRFWLFSFVIFLYVLLILQNGLSEFFFWNEFGVKYNFIAVNYLIYTNEVIGNIMQSYPVVPIFSALFLISSTVTYFIVKRSADYINDIPTFPQKIKISAVYLGLFLAALYAIPNLAKTENSKNVFVNELQSNGLYKFYLAFQNNKLDYFKFYKTMPNQEAFAILKEQFPDISGKISTQKIASDSAETRKNVVLITVESLSADFMKAYGNKENVTPFLDSLAQKSMQFTNLYAAGNRTVRGLEAVTLCIPPTAGESVVKREDNKNKFSTGAIFKQKGYNVKFMYGGDAFFDNMQDFYSGNGYEIVDKSSFSPNEITFSNVWGVCDEDMYNKAIKIMNDEAKQNKPFFNHIMTVSNHRPFTYPNNKIDIPGDIKSREGGVKYTDYALKRFFDMAGRQPWFNNTVFVIVADHCASSAGKTELPLDKYRIPALIYTPNKKPEKYNKLMSQIDIMPTLFGILHFDYNSKFFGQDVLKPNYKPRAFIATYQDLGLIKDDVLTILSPKQQIKQFQLKQTKIDPSAEYQIYYDEIPLKSKKSTLVDETISYYQSASYLLKEKEYQFKDLSSISQKGKLYAKVR
- a CDS encoding YeiH family protein, which gives rise to MKTKQQSASQLFEINHYLQQIIFAAIVLLCLFSIISPPVALLLGVIIVNVFGNPFIEFNHKAITFLLQFSVVGLGFGMNASSALSAGKEGFVLTVFSIFSTIIFGLLLGKWLKTEKKTSHLISCGTAICGGSAIAAISPVIKSNENQTSIALGVIFILNSIALFVFPFIGHQFDLSQKDFGLWCAIAIHDTSSVVGAANKYGAEALQIATTVKLARALWIIPISLLTAVIFKNKNSKIKVPYFIGLFVLAMLLNSYVPQISVIAPGIVTLAKIGLTITLFLIGATLNINTLKSVGVKPLLQGIFLWIFIAGLSLTAIIYLS
- the hisG gene encoding ATP phosphoribosyltransferase — encoded protein: MSTLKIAIQKSGRLNEDSIQILKDCGISINNGIDQLKAEASNFPLEVLYLRNSDIPQYLIDGVVDLAIVGDNLLVEKGKNIEVVQRLGFSKCKVSVAVPKTFDYKSIQDLAGLRIATSYPNTVNEYFNSFGLKVDIHQISGSVEIAPNIGLADAIVDIVSSGSTLFKNNLKEVEVILKSEAVLAVSPKVSPEIQKHIDTLKFRIQSVLRARNSKYILMNVPNDKIDAVGKILPVLRSLTVLPLAEEGWSSVHSVIDKDTFWDVIDKLKEVGAEGILVCPIEKMVL
- a CDS encoding zinc dependent phospholipase C family protein; protein product: MKKIQMRPKLIAFGALIIGFFMLSWGNVGHERINKAAVMALPKQLQIFFYNHIDFITQEASVPDIRKYALNYKEEGPRHYFDMENFGAADTYPQTLEEAKQKYDAKFLSDNGILPWYIEDMMAKLTKAFKEKNRAEILFLAADLGHYVGDAHMPLHTSANHDGQLTDQKGIHSLWESRLPELFVKNYKLNVPEAQYYTDVHKAIWDMINDTHSFAQPLLDIDKSLRTATPQDKVFKLDAEGKVLKSKYNTAVFSDEYAKKLHEQLNGMVETQMRKAITATASFWYTAWVNAGKPDLSDLDAPAVTQRNYQSLQDDLILYKKGDLFGMKNQND